From Aedes albopictus strain Foshan chromosome 1, AalbF5, whole genome shotgun sequence, one genomic window encodes:
- the LOC109623020 gene encoding piercer of microtubule wall 2 protein gives MFVSKLQTTANAGAGEHSKLFYPQSDLEIEFRNTLGARESHGVSWSSAGTKPSMWWEMDSENQKISQHEITQSDIYKDLSTPKRFDSPYLFKGYGSQKDNNNPIYRTSNSDYGFYPPCPHTVPHKYFPKSHKFTGHLHQCGMFRNFSLNTAMDRPYCDFY, from the exons ATGTTTGTATCTAAACTGCAAACCACTGCCAACGCAGGTGCCGGGGAACATTCCAAACTTTTCTATCCTCAGTCCGATCTAGAAATCGAATTCAGAAACACGCTTGGCGCACGAGAATCACACGGTGTCTCTTGGAGCTCCGCCGGGACAAAACCTTCGATGTGGTGGGAGATGGATAGTGAAAATCAGAAAATTAGCCAGCATGAAATCACTCAGTCGGACATTTACAAAGATCTGAGCACGCCCAAACGTTTTGACAGTCCGT ATCTGTTCAAGGGCTACGGGAGTCAGAAGGATAATAACAATCCGATCTATCGTACATCGAACTCTGATTACGGATTTTACCCTCCTTGTCCGCATACTGTTCCTCACAA GTACTTTCCAAAATCACACAAATTCACCGGTCATCTTCACCAGTGTGGAATGTTCCGCAATTTCTCTTTGAATACAGCTATGGATCGACCGTATTGCGACTTCTATTGA
- the LOC109419596 gene encoding ABC transporter G family member 20, whose protein sequence is MTAVEVHSGYKYYGKAKDPNKKIVLNHLNMSVTRGSIYGLLGASGCGKTTLLSCIVGRKFLNSGEISVLGGTPGTPGSGVPGPRIGYMPQDIALVEEFSIKETIYYFGRIYGMSTEKIRERYKLLKELLELPCDDRHVGNCSGGQQRRVSFAAAMVHEPELLILDEPTVGLDPLLRERIWHYLVDTTSTSKLAVIITTHYIEEARQASCIGLMRNGILLAEDTPINIMERFNCTNLEDAFLTLCQKHGPSEEADRTTHESHTIRSIKSIDTIEDVGSDIKKSIPPLSSPTNEKKEISKSLYEESGKPITKTIKEVLSFTTKRRMNALLSKNFLQMIRQPAGMVFLFLYPIFQLVSFYIAIGGDPKDLRLGVVNDEVNNIQECFNRSLITTFYHDEYDCDLHKISCRFLDQLNRSVAIQEHYKSFDDAYKAAKTGKIWGFIYFSDNFTESLQDVRDNVRDANEGSFHTSEIKVYLDKSDQQVTFFLEKKLIETYKEFAEGVMSDCHLPKQLANIPITFEDPIYGSFKDEFTDFMAPGVVMTMIFFLATLITATIFITDRLEGVWDRTLVAGITALELLLAHIITQTSIMLLQCVEIILLATFIFDAQNQGSNITVVGLLMLLGFAGMLYGLLISIFCDAHSTANFMATGSFYPMIIMCGILWPLEGMPQYLQYLAYCFPFTVPSMAVRNVLSKGWSITNSQVYMGYGAVGVWIISLLLLCLIGLKIKK, encoded by the exons atatggaTTGCTAGGAGCTTCAGGATGCGGAAAAACAACACTACTTTCATGCATAGTGGGGCGAAAATTTTTGAACAGTGGCGAAATTAGTGTGCTGGGAGGCACACCTGGAACACCCGGATCTGGAGTACCGGGGCCAAGAATTGGATATATGCCACAAGACATTGCCCTTGTAGAAGAGTTTTCCATCAAAGAAACGATTTATTACTTCGGACGAATATATGGCATGTCGACGGAGAAAATACGAGAGCGATATAAATTACTCAAAGAGCTACTAGAGCTGCCATGCGATGATCG ACACGTCGGAAATTGCAGCGGAGGTCAACAGAGACGAGTTTCTTTCGCAGCTGCCATGGTCCATGAACCAGAACTGTTGATCTTGGATGAACCGACCGTTGGTCTTGACCCGTTGCTACGGGAGCGAATATGGCACTATTTAGTCGATACGACAAGTACAAGCAAATTGGCTGTGATTATTACTACGCACTATATCGAGGAAGCAAGACAGGCTTCTTGT ATTGGCTTGATGCGGAATGGCATTCTGCTGGCAGAAGATACTCCCATCAATATTATGGAGCGTTTCAATTGTACAAATCTGGAAGATGCCTTCCTTACACTTTGCCAAAAACACGGTCCCTCCGAGGAGGCTGACCGAACTACACATGAGTCACATACCATACGTAGCATAAAATCTATAGATACAATAGAGGACGTTGGATCCGATATCAAGAAGTCTATCCCGCCACTGTCGTCACCAACTAATGAAAAGAAAGAAATCAGTAAAAGCCTGTACGAAGAAAGTGGAAAACCGATTACGAAAACCATAAAAGAAGTTTTGAGCTTTACGACGAAACGAAGAATGAACGCATTGCTATCGAAAAATTTCCTCCAAATGATCCGGCAACCTGC TGGAATGGTATTTCTGTTCCTTTACCCCATATTTCAGTTGGTAAGTTTTTACATAGCAATAGGTGGAGATCCGAAGGACCTTCGGTTAGGCGTCGTGAACGACGAGGTGAACAATATACAGGAATGCTTCAACAGGTCGCTTATCACTACATTCTATCACGATGAGTATGACTGCGATTTGCACAAAATCTCCTGTCGGTTTCTGGACCAGCTGAATCGGAGCGTTGCGATACAG GAACATTACAAGTCGTTTGACGATGCTTACAAAGCAGCCAAAACGGGGAAAATATGGGGATTCATTTATTTTTCGGACAACTTTACCGAATCGCTCCAAGACGTGAGGGATAACGTGCGGGATGCCAACGAAGGATCCTTCCATACATCGGAAATAAAGGTCTATTTGGACAAGTCGGACCAGCAGGTGACATTCTTTCTCGAGAAAAAGCTCATAGAAACGTACAAGGAATTCGCTGAAGGAGTAATGTCGGACTGCCACCTACCGAAGCAGTTAGCAAACATCCCAATAACATTTGAGGACCCTATTTATGGATCATTCAAGGATGAATTTACTGACTTTATGGCTCCAGGAGTTGTCATGAC AATGATCTTCTTTCTGGCTACGCTCATCACGGCAACGATATTTATCACCGACCGGCTCGAAGGTGTCTGGGATAGAACGTTAGTTGCAG GTATCACGGCTCTCGAGTTGTTGTTGGCGCATATAATTACGCAAACGTCGATTATGCTGTTGCAGTGTGTGGAAATCATTCTCCTCGCAACGTTCATATTTGACGCACAGAACCAAGGAAGCAACATCACTGTGGTCGGGCTTCTGATGCTGCTAGGCTTCGCTGGAATGCTATATG GGTTGCTAATATCCATATTTTGCGATGCACATTCTACGGCGAACTTCATGGCAACCGGAAGTTTCTATCCCATGATTATTATGTGCG GAATTTTGTGGCCACTGGAAGGTATGCCCCAATATCTACAGTACTTGGCGTACTGCTTCCCCTTTACGGTGCCTTCAATGGCGGTGCGAAACGTGCTTTCCAAAGGATGGAGTATCACAAACTCTCAAGTCTACATGGGTTACGGTGCGGTTGGTGTCTGGATAATTAGCCTTTTGCTACTATGTTTAATCGGTCTGAAGATAAAGAAATAG